Proteins encoded together in one Candidatus Eremiobacterota bacterium window:
- a CDS encoding recombinase family protein, with protein MKKAVVYLRVSTSDQVNDGVSLSNQEEKISAYCKMVGLEVVKVIREEGVSGSIRLSTRPGGQELHHLVTKKMVGHVIALKLDRLFRDAEDALHQTKEWDKLGVALHLVDMGGQTINTATAMGRFFLNMMAGFAELERNLIAERTATAMSFKKSHLQVYSPVPYGYDRRGDELVRNEEEQAVITTIKNMRASGMSYCKMAEILNRDHVPTKGGGKWHTSTLYGIVKNSLHKEGAA; from the coding sequence ATGAAGAAAGCCGTGGTGTATCTCAGAGTATCCACCTCCGATCAGGTCAATGACGGGGTTTCTCTCTCTAATCAAGAGGAGAAGATAAGTGCCTATTGCAAGATGGTGGGGCTTGAAGTGGTGAAGGTGATCAGGGAAGAGGGTGTCTCCGGCAGCATCAGGCTCTCCACGAGACCCGGCGGGCAGGAGCTTCACCACCTGGTCACCAAGAAGATGGTGGGGCATGTTATTGCCCTGAAGCTGGATCGCCTGTTTCGTGACGCTGAGGACGCTCTGCACCAGACAAAGGAATGGGACAAGCTGGGGGTGGCCCTCCATCTGGTGGATATGGGAGGGCAGACTATTAACACTGCCACGGCCATGGGGAGATTCTTCCTGAATATGATGGCAGGATTCGCGGAGCTTGAAAGAAATCTCATCGCAGAGAGGACTGCCACAGCCATGAGCTTTAAGAAAAGCCACCTTCAGGTGTATAGCCCGGTGCCTTACGGATATGACCGGCGAGGAGATGAGCTTGTGAGGAACGAAGAAGAGCAGGCGGTCATCACCACGATAAAGAACATGAGAGCAAGCGGCATGAGTTACTGCAAGATGGCTGAGATTCTCAACAGGGACCACGTGCCTACAAAAGGGGGCGGAAAGTGGCATACCTCAACCCTTTACGGTATAGTGAAGAACAGTCTCCACAAGGAGGGCGCAGCATAA
- a CDS encoding helix-turn-helix domain-containing protein encodes MERAFSVKQVAEKLSVHIKTVQKWIKEGKLKARLLGGEAGKDKKHGDWRVSDTDLQEFWDSLPGNYGEQQDRAQ; translated from the coding sequence ATGGAAAGGGCTTTTTCTGTCAAACAGGTGGCGGAGAAACTCTCCGTGCATATTAAGACCGTGCAGAAGTGGATAAAAGAGGGCAAGCTGAAAGCCCGGCTATTAGGCGGGGAAGCGGGTAAAGATAAGAAGCATGGGGATTGGAGAGTATCGGACACTGATCTCCAAGAGTTCTGGGACAGCTTGCCGGGGAACTATGGGGAGCAGCAGGACCGAGCGCAATAG
- a CDS encoding Fic family protein: protein MKTLYEKIDLQQQEINKLRPLDAHLRKQVKEYFRIGLTYSSNALEGNSLTESETKVILEDGITIGGKPLRDHLEAVGHSDAYDYMHRLASGKAIKEADIKKLHRLFFQKIDEGVAGHYRKVKVFITGSKYPMPAPEAVPMLMKGFMENLTKERELLHPVQFAAKMHKDFVMIHPFVDGNGRVARLLMNLILLREGYCIAIIPPVLRADYIRTIEKAREDDKDFLQFIAEVVSETQKDYLRLFS from the coding sequence ATGAAAACCCTTTATGAGAAGATTGACCTCCAGCAGCAGGAAATAAACAAGCTCCGGCCACTGGACGCTCATTTGAGGAAGCAGGTGAAGGAATACTTCAGGATCGGGCTCACCTATTCCAGCAACGCCCTTGAGGGAAACTCTCTCACCGAGAGTGAAACAAAGGTAATCCTGGAGGATGGAATTACAATAGGCGGGAAGCCCCTGAGGGATCACCTGGAAGCAGTGGGGCACAGTGATGCCTATGATTATATGCACAGGCTTGCCAGTGGGAAGGCCATCAAGGAAGCTGATATAAAGAAACTGCACCGGCTTTTCTTCCAGAAGATTGATGAGGGCGTTGCAGGGCACTATAGGAAGGTGAAGGTATTCATCACTGGCTCAAAGTATCCTATGCCTGCACCTGAGGCAGTGCCGATGCTGATGAAGGGATTCATGGAGAACCTTACCAAGGAGCGGGAGCTCCTCCACCCTGTCCAGTTCGCTGCTAAGATGCACAAGGACTTTGTAATGATTCACCCCTTTGTTGACGGGAACGGGAGGGTGGCAAGGCTTCTGATGAATCTCATCCTTCTGCGGGAGGGGTATTGTATAGCCATCATTCCCCCTGTCCTCAGGGCTGATTATATCAGGACGATAGAGAAGGCCCGGGAAGATGACAAGGACTTCCTGCAGTTCATTGCAGAAGTGGTGAGTGAGACACAGAAGGATTACCTGAGATTGTTCTCATAA
- a CDS encoding tyrosine-type recombinase/integrase, translating into MTRLYKRGDIFYIDYTDRQGNRHRKSTGTTNKRLAEEQLAKEKAAALDRKAGIETPEKVTLSEFATEFLSFCKANKKPNTVVFYDVTLKALVRTFGDYLLDEIKPYFIEQYKLKRARDVSKTTVKREMTTLHRVFNLAILWKKAVDNPVKLVDKIKEPEARTRSLSEEELRRLVAECGPPYLRMAVLIALNTGLRKGEILALGKDDVDLEAGIISVSSTMCATGLGTPKSGKGRQVPINSTLLPELAKWVEGLKEEHLFPHGDFKKAFNAAVRRAGIKDFHFHDLRHTFASRLIMAGADIATLKELLGHATLSMAMKYAHPSKEHKRMALDKIGELFSTEKNALMGNGF; encoded by the coding sequence ATGACCAGGCTCTACAAGCGAGGAGATATCTTTTATATTGACTATACCGACAGGCAGGGCAACCGGCACAGGAAGAGCACCGGCACCACGAACAAGCGCCTGGCTGAAGAGCAGCTTGCCAAGGAGAAAGCGGCAGCACTGGACAGGAAGGCAGGCATTGAGACCCCGGAGAAGGTTACACTCAGTGAGTTTGCCACTGAATTCCTGTCCTTCTGCAAGGCGAACAAGAAGCCAAATACCGTGGTATTCTATGACGTTACCCTGAAGGCCCTGGTCAGAACCTTTGGTGATTACCTGCTTGATGAGATAAAACCTTATTTCATAGAGCAGTATAAGCTGAAGCGGGCGCGGGATGTCTCGAAAACCACGGTGAAGCGGGAGATGACAACACTGCACCGGGTTTTCAACCTCGCGATTCTTTGGAAGAAAGCGGTCGATAATCCTGTTAAGTTGGTGGATAAGATAAAGGAGCCGGAGGCGAGGACCCGCTCTCTCTCCGAGGAAGAGCTCCGGCGCCTGGTGGCAGAGTGCGGCCCCCCTTACCTGAGGATGGCCGTGCTCATCGCTCTTAACACTGGGTTGAGAAAGGGGGAGATTCTCGCCCTGGGAAAAGATGACGTTGACCTTGAAGCAGGGATCATTTCAGTCTCATCGACAATGTGTGCCACTGGACTTGGCACACCTAAAAGTGGCAAGGGGAGGCAGGTGCCAATAAATAGCACTCTACTCCCTGAGCTTGCAAAGTGGGTTGAAGGCCTGAAAGAGGAGCACCTCTTCCCCCATGGGGACTTCAAGAAAGCCTTCAACGCAGCAGTGAGGCGGGCAGGCATTAAGGATTTCCACTTCCATGACCTGAGGCACACCTTCGCCTCCCGCCTTATCATGGCAGGGGCGGACATCGCCACCCTCAAAGAGCTCCTGGGGCATGCCACCCTTTCGATGGCCATGAAGTATGCCCACCCCTCAAAAGAGCATAAGCGCATGGCGCTTGATAAAATTGGTGAATTGTTTTCAACAGAAAAAAATGCCCTTATGGGCAATGGGTTTTAA
- a CDS encoding adenosylhomocysteinase — MTNEHSTAAAEKFKVKDLLLAEQGKKKVEWAEAHMPVMMALREEHGRTKPLKGMRIAGCLHVTKETAVLVKTFVAAGAEVSWSGCNPLSTQDDIAAALASEGIPIFAWHGLSVDEFYWCIERTLDFKPTLTLDDGADLIFTIHHKHPELARDIIGGTEETTTGVHRLRAMADDGKMLYPVIAVNDAETKWDFDNVYGTGQSSIDGILRSTNVLIAGKTFVVAGYGHCGKGCAMRARGLGARVVVTEVKPTAALKAMMEGFDVMPMDEAAKVGDIFITATGMRDVIVKRHFEHMKDGAVICNTGHYDVEINIPELESMAKSHREIRQNNDEYSLSGGRKIYLLCKGRLVNLAGAEGHPSEVMDMSFANQFLSMVRLSREGKKMEKKVYNIPEAQDQEIAGLKLKTMGRAIDRLTDEQVHYASDYSAGT, encoded by the coding sequence ATGACCAATGAACACTCGACGGCAGCGGCAGAGAAATTCAAAGTGAAGGATCTCTTGCTTGCGGAACAGGGAAAGAAGAAGGTTGAATGGGCCGAGGCCCATATGCCGGTAATGATGGCACTCCGCGAGGAGCACGGCAGGACCAAGCCTCTGAAAGGGATGAGAATTGCCGGGTGCCTCCATGTGACCAAGGAAACGGCAGTGCTGGTAAAGACCTTTGTAGCGGCTGGTGCCGAGGTTTCATGGAGCGGCTGCAATCCCCTCTCGACACAGGATGACATAGCTGCTGCCCTCGCCTCGGAGGGAATACCTATCTTTGCGTGGCATGGACTTTCCGTTGACGAGTTTTACTGGTGCATTGAAAGAACTCTCGATTTCAAGCCTACGCTCACCCTTGATGACGGCGCCGATCTTATCTTCACCATCCACCACAAGCACCCTGAGCTTGCCCGTGACATCATCGGAGGGACTGAAGAAACGACCACAGGCGTGCACCGCCTCAGGGCCATGGCTGACGATGGAAAGATGCTTTACCCGGTGATTGCCGTAAACGATGCGGAAACAAAGTGGGATTTCGACAATGTATACGGCACCGGCCAGTCTTCCATTGACGGGATTCTCCGCTCCACCAACGTGCTTATCGCAGGGAAGACCTTTGTAGTGGCAGGATACGGCCACTGCGGCAAGGGCTGTGCCATGAGGGCCAGGGGCCTCGGGGCACGGGTGGTCGTTACGGAGGTGAAGCCTACGGCGGCCCTCAAGGCCATGATGGAAGGCTTCGATGTCATGCCTATGGATGAGGCGGCGAAAGTGGGCGACATCTTTATCACTGCAACAGGCATGAGAGATGTCATAGTGAAGCGGCATTTTGAGCATATGAAGGACGGTGCCGTGATCTGCAACACCGGCCACTACGATGTAGAGATTAACATTCCGGAACTTGAGTCCATGGCGAAATCTCACAGGGAGATACGGCAGAACAACGATGAATACAGCCTTTCCGGGGGCAGGAAGATCTATCTGCTCTGCAAGGGCCGCCTGGTGAATCTTGCCGGAGCCGAGGGCCATCCTTCCGAAGTGATGGATATGAGCTTTGCCAATCAGTTCCTCTCCATGGTCAGGCTCTCCCGCGAGGGGAAGAAGATGGAAAAGAAGGTGTACAACATCCCGGAGGCCCAGGACCAGGAGATCGCAGGGCTCAAGCTGAAAACCATGGGGCGTGCCATTGACAGGCTCACCGACGAGCAGGTCCACTACGCCTCAGATTATTCTGCGGGAACCTAG
- the queG gene encoding tRNA epoxyqueuosine(34) reductase QueG, translating into MHRPHIIPRPVNYLNTFHGKAFHSPGRDMKVPRAITVGGEKRARRVQLQDGEVCHENIEAREPMTRRELEELAAQQEIESIGVAPCEPLEDCRQEILLRQESGLIPVHAKWHREEVTQFCNPEHFLPGARSVIVATLCYLTGEQEEPDCSGTPGGAIAPYTRYNFYRALKEKLRGLARKIKRYYPDARSYVSSCGFLREKPLAALSGIGFYGSHGIIITKKWGSWVVLGTIVTTLELEHNEPLPDSCGQCSICREACPTGAITEPGVLHEGRCLQFLSEHEVLPVKYRQAWGKRLYGCAICQEVCPQNTGIPHDAAKPPFGALGPSVPLIPLLSIDEETMKEQFKGNQLGARWLSGWSLKKNAAVALGNWQDPAAVKPLGELLFNGPLHISEHAAWALSRIGGREARALLERALASPSLGALKGTIRTHMEF; encoded by the coding sequence ATGCATCGTCCCCATATTATACCACGGCCTGTCAACTATCTCAATACTTTTCATGGCAAGGCTTTTCACTCTCCTGGCAGGGACATGAAGGTGCCGAGGGCCATCACCGTGGGAGGAGAGAAGCGCGCCAGAAGGGTACAATTACAGGATGGAGAAGTGTGCCATGAGAACATTGAGGCGAGGGAGCCCATGACACGACGGGAACTTGAAGAACTTGCGGCACAGCAGGAAATTGAATCGATCGGTGTCGCGCCCTGTGAGCCCCTTGAGGACTGCCGGCAGGAAATCCTGCTGAGACAGGAAAGTGGCCTCATACCGGTCCATGCGAAATGGCACCGTGAAGAGGTCACGCAGTTCTGCAACCCCGAGCATTTCCTGCCCGGCGCGCGCTCGGTGATTGTCGCCACCCTCTGCTATCTCACCGGTGAACAGGAAGAACCGGACTGCTCAGGTACACCCGGGGGGGCAATTGCCCCCTATACCCGTTATAACTTCTACAGGGCCTTGAAGGAGAAGCTGAGAGGCCTCGCGCGGAAGATAAAAAGATACTATCCAGACGCCCGGTCTTACGTCTCATCATGTGGATTCCTGAGGGAGAAGCCTCTTGCGGCTTTATCCGGCATAGGCTTCTATGGATCCCATGGCATCATAATCACAAAAAAATGGGGTTCATGGGTCGTCCTGGGCACCATAGTAACGACACTGGAGCTTGAGCATAATGAACCACTCCCTGACAGCTGCGGCCAATGCTCGATATGCAGAGAAGCCTGCCCGACAGGGGCAATCACGGAACCGGGAGTGCTCCACGAGGGACGGTGCCTTCAATTCTTATCGGAGCATGAGGTGCTCCCCGTAAAATACCGTCAGGCATGGGGAAAACGCCTCTACGGCTGCGCCATATGCCAGGAGGTCTGCCCCCAGAACACCGGCATACCCCATGACGCCGCAAAGCCTCCCTTCGGGGCCTTAGGCCCCAGTGTGCCGCTTATTCCACTCCTCTCGATTGACGAAGAGACCATGAAGGAACAGTTCAAGGGAAACCAGCTCGGCGCCCGGTGGCTTTCGGGCTGGTCCCTCAAGAAAAATGCCGCCGTCGCTCTCGGCAACTGGCAGGACCCGGCGGCAGTGAAGCCCCTTGGAGAGCTTCTTTTCAACGGGCCTCTCCACATAAGCGAGCATGCCGCCTGGGCTCTTTCCAGAATCGGCGGCAGGGAGGCCCGGGCGCTCCTTGAGAGAGCACTGGCTTCTCCGTCACTGGGAGCCCTTAAAGGTACCATCAGAACCCATATGGAATTCTGA